In a single window of the Acinetobacter tibetensis genome:
- the pyrF gene encoding orotidine-5'-phosphate decarboxylase, protein MSIIVALDAKSQIDALHIAEQLDPALCRVKVGKELFTHEGPSVVKALHAEGFEVFLDLKFHDIPNTTAQAVCAAADLGVWMVNVHASGGRKMMETCVERLKAGSYQTQLIAVTVLTSMGREDLRDIGLDVEPFEQVKRLAALTKDSGLDGVVCSAQEAKMLRELLGRDFALVTPGIRPEGANADDQKRIVTPKQAMLDGSTHLVIGRPITKSENPRQMLKEILATL, encoded by the coding sequence TTGAGTATCATTGTTGCACTAGATGCTAAAAGCCAAATTGATGCATTGCACATTGCAGAGCAGTTAGATCCTGCATTATGTCGAGTAAAAGTTGGTAAAGAGTTATTTACTCACGAGGGTCCATCGGTAGTCAAAGCCTTACATGCAGAAGGTTTTGAAGTTTTCTTGGATTTGAAGTTTCATGATATCCCGAATACCACGGCACAAGCTGTATGTGCAGCAGCAGATTTGGGTGTGTGGATGGTGAATGTACATGCCTCAGGTGGCCGTAAGATGATGGAAACCTGTGTGGAGCGTTTAAAGGCTGGGAGTTATCAAACTCAACTGATTGCTGTGACTGTGCTGACATCAATGGGTCGTGAAGACTTGCGTGATATTGGTTTGGATGTTGAGCCATTTGAGCAAGTAAAGCGTCTAGCAGCGTTAACGAAAGATAGTGGTTTAGATGGGGTGGTGTGTTCAGCGCAAGAGGCAAAAATGTTGCGTGAATTGTTAGGTCGAGATTTTGCTTTGGTGACGCCGGGTATTCGCCCTGAAGGTGCTAATGCGGATGACCAAAAGCGAATTGTTACGCCAAAACAAGCGATGCTAGATGGTTCTACGCATTTGGTCATTGGTCGCCCAATTACAAAATCTGAAAATCCACGTCAAATGCTAAAAGAGATTTTAGCTACGCTTTAA
- a CDS encoding lipopolysaccharide assembly protein LapA domain-containing protein translates to MRYVLVAILIILFGYSLALVLQNGTEVTVDLLFTQVPAMRLGLVLLLTLALGVVVGLLLGVQVFRVFQTSWEIKRLRKDIDHLRKEQIQAAQLAAAEAAANVRHEKTVFDVTNDNKSPL, encoded by the coding sequence ATGCGTTATGTATTGGTCGCCATATTAATCATTTTATTTGGTTATTCCTTGGCTTTGGTTTTACAGAACGGTACTGAAGTCACGGTCGATTTGTTATTTACACAAGTCCCAGCTATGCGCTTAGGTCTAGTTTTATTACTGACTTTAGCCTTGGGTGTGGTGGTCGGATTATTGCTTGGTGTACAAGTATTCCGAGTGTTTCAGACAAGTTGGGAGATTAAACGCTTACGTAAAGATATTGATCACCTTCGAAAAGAACAAATTCAAGCTGCGCAATTAGCTGCTGCTGAGGCAGCTGCGAACGTAAGGCATGAAAAAACTGTATTTGATGTAACAAACGATAATAAAAGCCCATTATAA
- a CDS encoding integration host factor subunit beta, translated as MTTEALNKSDLIERISLKNPHLAEPLVEEAVKIMIDQMIASLSSDSRIEIRGFGSFALHHREPRIGRNPKTGRSVEVAAKAVPHFKPGKALRDAVNEAID; from the coding sequence ATGACTACTGAAGCTCTTAATAAGTCTGACTTAATTGAGCGTATTTCCCTAAAAAACCCGCACTTAGCGGAGCCTTTAGTGGAAGAAGCTGTTAAGATCATGATTGATCAAATGATTGCATCACTTTCGTCTGATAGTCGTATTGAAATTCGCGGGTTTGGTAGCTTTGCCTTGCATCATCGTGAACCACGAATTGGTCGCAATCCGAAAACAGGAAGATCTGTTGAAGTGGCAGCAAAAGCAGTTCCACATTTTAAACCTGGTAAGGCATTACGTGACGCGGTGAATGAAGCTATAGATTAA
- the rpsA gene encoding 30S ribosomal protein S1, with the protein MTESFAALFEESELNLNVEKGAVIQGVVVSIDSDWVTVDTGLKSEGVVDRAEFLNEQRELEVQVGDTVDVVVEALDNGMGQTVLSREKAKRAETWTKLEKIFEDGEIVTGVISGKVKGGFTVDIGPVRAFLPGSLVDTRPIRDTTHLEGKELEFKVIKLDAKRNNVVVSRRAVMEAESSADREALLAQLEEGQTVTGTIKNLTDYGAFVDLGGIDGLLHITDMAWKRIKHPSEVVEVGQEVTVKVLKFDKERNRVSLGLKQLGEDPWLAIMSRYPKGSIVKARVTNLTDYGCFAEIAEGVEGLVHVSEMDHTNKNIHPSKVVQIGDEVDVMVLEVDEERRRISLGIKQTRANPWEEFAKNHDKGEKVSGTIKSITDFGIFIGLPGGIDGLVHLSDISWNEQGEEAIRRYKKGDTVEAVILSVDAEGNRISLGIKQMNSDPFNDFLAANERGALVKGTVTAVDAKGATVKLADEVEAQLKASEINRDRVEDATKFLEVGQEVEAKIINVDRKSRSINLSIKAKDEAEEKEAVANLKTTSVSQENGPKTIGDLIKAQMNH; encoded by the coding sequence ATGACCGAATCTTTTGCAGCCCTCTTTGAAGAAAGTGAATTAAACCTCAACGTTGAAAAGGGTGCTGTCATCCAGGGCGTTGTAGTAAGCATCGACTCTGACTGGGTAACAGTTGACACTGGCCTTAAATCTGAAGGCGTTGTTGACCGTGCTGAATTCTTAAACGAACAACGTGAACTTGAAGTTCAAGTTGGCGATACAGTAGATGTTGTTGTTGAAGCTCTTGACAACGGTATGGGCCAAACTGTTTTATCACGTGAAAAAGCGAAACGTGCTGAAACTTGGACTAAACTTGAAAAAATCTTTGAAGATGGCGAAATCGTTACTGGTGTTATCTCTGGTAAAGTTAAAGGCGGTTTCACTGTTGACATCGGTCCAGTTCGTGCATTCTTACCAGGTTCTTTGGTAGATACTCGTCCTATCCGTGACACGACTCACCTTGAAGGTAAAGAGTTAGAATTCAAAGTAATCAAACTTGATGCGAAACGTAACAACGTTGTTGTATCTCGTCGTGCTGTTATGGAAGCTGAATCTTCAGCTGACCGTGAAGCTCTTCTTGCTCAGCTTGAAGAAGGTCAAACAGTTACAGGTACTATTAAGAACCTTACTGATTACGGCGCATTCGTTGACCTTGGCGGTATCGATGGTCTTCTTCACATCACTGACATGGCTTGGAAACGTATCAAGCACCCATCAGAAGTTGTTGAAGTTGGTCAAGAAGTTACTGTTAAAGTACTTAAATTTGACAAAGAGCGTAACCGCGTATCTTTAGGTCTTAAGCAATTAGGCGAAGATCCATGGTTAGCGATCATGAGCCGTTACCCTAAAGGTTCAATCGTTAAAGCTCGCGTAACTAACTTAACTGACTACGGTTGCTTCGCTGAAATCGCTGAAGGCGTTGAAGGCTTAGTACACGTTTCAGAAATGGACCACACGAACAAAAACATCCACCCATCTAAAGTTGTTCAGATTGGTGACGAAGTTGATGTTATGGTTCTTGAAGTTGATGAAGAGCGTCGTCGTATTTCTCTTGGTATCAAACAAACTCGTGCTAACCCATGGGAAGAGTTTGCTAAGAACCACGACAAAGGCGAGAAAGTTTCTGGTACGATCAAATCTATCACTGACTTCGGTATCTTTATCGGTTTACCAGGTGGTATCGACGGTCTAGTTCACTTGTCTGATATTTCTTGGAACGAACAAGGTGAAGAAGCGATTCGTCGTTACAAGAAAGGTGACACTGTTGAAGCTGTTATCTTGTCTGTAGACGCTGAAGGCAACCGTATCAGCCTTGGCATCAAGCAAATGAACAGTGATCCGTTCAACGATTTCTTAGCTGCTAACGAACGCGGTGCTTTGGTTAAAGGTACTGTAACTGCAGTTGACGCTAAAGGCGCTACTGTTAAGTTGGCTGACGAAGTGGAAGCTCAATTAAAAGCTTCTGAAATCAACCGTGATCGCGTTGAAGATGCAACTAAATTCTTGGAAGTTGGTCAAGAAGTAGAAGCTAAAATCATCAACGTTGATCGTAAATCTCGCTCTATCAACTTGTCTATCAAAGCGAAAGACGAAGCTGAAGAGAAAGAAGCTGTTGCTAACTTGAAAACTACATCTGTTTCTCAAGAAAATGGTCCTAAGACTATTGGTGACTTGATCAAAGCTCAAATGAACCACTAA
- the cmk gene encoding (d)CMP kinase — protein sequence MTVKIITIDGPSGSGKGTLAAKLAAHYQFHLLDSGALYRLLGLSLHKQNLLEEIDSQIDRCAEIATNLDIRFVTTPNETQILLDGEDVTQTIRTERVGELASKVAAIPALRTALFERQRAFAQAPGLVADGRDMATSIFPEAPAKIYLTASAQSRAERRVKQLQGMGLDVKINDILANIEARDKRDTEREVAPLRPAVDALIIDSSELNINEVFNLMTQYIDKQLAK from the coding sequence ATGACAGTTAAAATTATTACAATTGATGGCCCTAGTGGTTCGGGCAAAGGTACTCTAGCTGCTAAATTAGCTGCACATTATCAATTTCATTTATTAGATTCTGGTGCTTTATATCGGTTGCTCGGACTGTCATTGCATAAGCAAAACCTATTGGAAGAAATAGATTCGCAAATTGACCGTTGTGCTGAAATTGCAACAAATTTAGATATACGATTTGTAACAACCCCAAATGAAACACAGATTTTGTTAGATGGCGAAGATGTCACTCAAACCATTCGTACTGAACGTGTAGGCGAATTAGCATCAAAAGTCGCTGCAATTCCTGCACTTAGAACGGCATTATTTGAGCGTCAGCGTGCCTTTGCACAAGCGCCAGGCTTGGTTGCAGATGGTCGAGATATGGCAACTTCAATTTTTCCAGAAGCGCCAGCGAAGATTTATTTGACCGCTTCAGCACAATCCAGAGCTGAGCGTCGGGTAAAACAGTTGCAGGGTATGGGGCTGGATGTTAAAATAAACGACATTTTAGCTAATATTGAAGCTCGCGATAAACGAGATACGGAACGCGAAGTCGCTCCACTCAGACCCGCAGTAGACGCTTTGATTATTGATAGCTCTGAGTTAAACATTAATGAAGTGTTTAACCTGATGACTCAATATATCGACAAGCAGTTAGCTAAGTAA
- a CDS encoding SRPBCC family protein: MNSIQVKKKFEAPIQQVFDLLAKHATYNVAFAPIQVERVVDSKDPQRPDGLGSVRRMGIGPVKPLREKITLMQENQRIEYKIIQNPLIKHHLGIIEFEALTPDSTLVTYTIELQARVPFVSKLILAQLNSAIKLGFSKLAKSV, translated from the coding sequence ATGAATTCAATTCAAGTTAAAAAGAAATTTGAAGCCCCAATTCAACAAGTTTTTGATTTGCTAGCAAAACATGCGACTTATAATGTAGCTTTCGCACCGATTCAAGTCGAGCGTGTAGTGGATTCAAAGGATCCACAAAGACCAGATGGCTTAGGTTCAGTTCGACGAATGGGGATTGGTCCTGTAAAGCCTTTGCGTGAAAAAATAACATTAATGCAAGAAAACCAGCGTATTGAATATAAAATTATTCAGAATCCGCTCATTAAACACCATCTCGGGATTATTGAGTTTGAAGCATTGACTCCAGATTCAACATTGGTGACGTATACGATTGAATTACAAGCACGCGTTCCTTTTGTCAGTAAATTAATCCTTGCACAGCTTAATTCTGCGATTAAACTAGGTTTTTCTAAACTCGCGAAATCTGTGTAA
- the tadA gene encoding tRNA adenosine(34) deaminase TadA — MTEFELYSDEYWMQLAYEQAAIAASQQEIPVGAVLVSQNQILGVGHNAPISQTDPTAHAEIQAIRQACHKLQNYRLPSDAVLYVTLEPCTMCVGALIHSRVAKVVFAATEPKAGSLVSARKLLETGYYNHQFEVVSGCLQEQCSQQLSDFFRMRRQQKREQKRQEKLDGSD, encoded by the coding sequence ATGACGGAATTTGAACTTTATTCCGATGAATATTGGATGCAGCTTGCTTATGAGCAGGCTGCTATTGCCGCTTCACAGCAAGAAATCCCTGTGGGGGCTGTCTTGGTCAGTCAGAATCAAATTCTTGGAGTGGGTCATAATGCCCCCATTTCACAAACTGATCCAACAGCACATGCGGAAATCCAAGCGATTCGTCAGGCATGTCACAAACTTCAAAATTACCGACTACCTTCAGATGCAGTTTTATATGTAACTTTAGAGCCTTGTACCATGTGCGTCGGGGCTTTAATTCATTCGCGCGTTGCTAAAGTGGTGTTTGCAGCAACTGAACCTAAAGCGGGTTCTTTGGTGAGTGCACGTAAGTTATTGGAAACGGGCTATTATAATCACCAGTTTGAAGTGGTTTCTGGATGTTTGCAGGAGCAATGTTCTCAGCAATTAAGTGATTTCTTTAGAATGCGTCGTCAGCAGAAGAGAGAGCAAAAAAGACAAGAAAAACTTGATGGTTCAGATTAA
- a CDS encoding enoyl-CoA hydratase/isomerase family protein — protein MTHSPILKSYHPDILVEEAINGWRIVRLNRPKSLHALDESIVSALLEVFQDFHHDDRVKAIWLDSTTPKAFCAGGDVRKLRQLVINSEVDSANKFFEQEYALDLLLHNYAKPVLVWGEGYVMGGGLGLFMAAPFRMVTPYSRLAMPEINIGLYPDVGATRFLADRGAIGLFTGLTGSIMTAAGAYSIGWATHICDAHRDKVLDKLVNIDWGHYPAGDFRAIDDTLNSLHRPVGPGPLQNSLDVIQSVCRGVNFEHDYESIIGLRDARSDWLRQASENLQKGSPATAALTWLLWQWGKQIHSWNEVFELETQISDWKIRHADFVEGVRARLVDKDLAPEWTQGADLSLKGILSANPPVTTIESWNQLLKQYGVIA, from the coding sequence ATGACACATTCTCCCATATTAAAAAGTTATCATCCTGATATTCTTGTTGAAGAAGCAATTAACGGTTGGCGTATTGTACGCTTAAATCGTCCGAAGTCTCTACATGCGCTAGATGAGTCTATTGTCTCAGCGTTGTTAGAGGTATTTCAAGATTTTCATCATGATGATCGCGTAAAGGCGATTTGGCTGGATTCTACGACACCAAAAGCATTTTGTGCGGGTGGGGATGTTCGTAAATTACGCCAACTGGTCATTAATTCAGAAGTTGATTCAGCAAACAAATTCTTTGAACAGGAATATGCGCTTGATTTGCTTTTGCATAACTATGCGAAGCCCGTATTGGTTTGGGGTGAAGGCTATGTCATGGGTGGCGGTTTAGGCCTGTTTATGGCAGCTCCTTTTCGTATGGTGACACCATATTCGCGTTTGGCAATGCCTGAAATTAATATTGGTTTATATCCTGATGTGGGTGCAACACGTTTCTTGGCTGATCGTGGTGCGATTGGGTTGTTTACAGGTTTAACAGGCTCAATTATGACGGCTGCTGGTGCTTATAGTATTGGTTGGGCAACGCATATTTGTGATGCACATCGCGATAAGGTACTTGATAAGCTAGTCAATATTGATTGGGGACACTATCCAGCAGGTGACTTCCGTGCAATTGATGATACTTTGAATAGTTTGCATAGACCTGTAGGACCTGGTCCGTTACAAAACTCTTTGGATGTGATCCAAAGCGTTTGTCGTGGTGTAAATTTTGAACATGATTATGAATCGATCATTGGTTTGAGAGATGCCCGTAGCGATTGGTTGCGTCAAGCCAGTGAAAATTTACAAAAAGGTTCACCTGCGACTGCTGCGCTAACATGGTTGTTATGGCAATGGGGTAAGCAGATTCACTCTTGGAATGAAGTATTTGAGTTAGAAACGCAAATTTCTGATTGGAAAATTCGTCATGCTGACTTCGTGGAAGGCGTTCGCGCACGTTTGGTGGACAAAGATTTGGCTCCAGAATGGACTCAAGGAGCAGATTTGTCCTTAAAAGGCATCTTATCTGCAAATCCACCTGTCACGACGATTGAAAGTTGGAATCAATTGCTCAAACAGTATGGTGTGATTGCCTAA
- the ung gene encoding uracil-DNA glycosylase, which produces MSYTDQQLHKLDKVQLDASWKYGLSDFLLSPQMDELRDFLVSEKQAQKEIYPPSSLIFNAFNTTPLEQVKVVILGQDPYHGPNQAHGLSFSVQRGVALPPSLRNIFHELHADIGVEIPRHGDLTHWAEQGVLLLNSVLTVEAGQPTSHQKRGWENFTDHVIDVLNEQREHIVFILWGAYAQRKGQRIDPNKHLILKAAHPSPLAANRGGFFGCKVFSKTNNYLKHNGIEPINWQLDA; this is translated from the coding sequence ATGTCTTATACCGATCAACAACTACACAAGTTGGATAAAGTTCAGCTTGATGCTAGTTGGAAATATGGACTCAGTGATTTCTTACTCAGCCCACAAATGGATGAGTTAAGAGATTTTTTGGTGTCAGAAAAACAAGCGCAGAAAGAAATCTATCCACCGAGTAGCTTGATTTTTAATGCGTTTAATACAACACCTTTAGAGCAAGTTAAGGTGGTGATTTTAGGGCAAGACCCATATCATGGACCAAATCAGGCACATGGTTTAAGTTTTTCTGTGCAAAGAGGTGTTGCATTGCCTCCATCCTTACGTAATATTTTTCATGAATTACATGCGGATATAGGTGTTGAAATTCCTCGTCACGGTGATTTAACGCATTGGGCGGAACAAGGTGTGCTCTTACTAAACAGCGTGCTTACTGTTGAGGCGGGTCAACCGACTTCACACCAAAAGCGTGGTTGGGAAAATTTTACTGATCATGTGATTGATGTGTTAAATGAACAACGTGAACACATAGTATTTATTCTTTGGGGCGCATATGCTCAACGGAAAGGGCAAAGAATAGATCCTAATAAGCACCTAATTTTAAAAGCGGCACATCCATCTCCACTGGCTGCAAATCGTGGCGGTTTTTTTGGATGTAAAGTTTTTTCAAAAACAAATAATTATCTCAAACATAATGGCATTGAGCCTATAAATTGGCAGCTGGACGCATGA
- a CDS encoding 6-pyruvoyl trahydropterin synthase family protein, with protein sequence MLIRKLFKFENAHIVRNCTSDRCKRSIHGHSYKVELLLKASKLDHGQMVYDFGLLKGLIKDIFDSFDHAICFWQHDDPEYIQACKQFSARWVALPVSPSAEQFSRIFFFLAQQILASTETQNGEGDVEVYSVIVHETDTGYAQSFLEDIDNKQMGILSLDEIVFSEQVQSEWTDPLMYEKLKQGFKFQNPSVDLQVKI encoded by the coding sequence ATGTTAATTCGTAAGTTATTTAAGTTCGAAAATGCGCATATAGTGCGAAATTGCACATCAGACCGCTGCAAGCGTTCGATTCATGGGCATAGCTATAAAGTTGAATTACTACTTAAAGCTTCGAAGTTGGATCATGGTCAAATGGTATATGACTTTGGTCTGCTTAAAGGGCTAATCAAAGACATTTTTGACAGTTTTGATCATGCAATTTGTTTTTGGCAGCATGATGACCCAGAGTATATTCAGGCGTGTAAACAATTTAGTGCACGTTGGGTAGCCTTACCTGTTTCACCTTCAGCAGAACAATTTTCTCGTATTTTCTTCTTTTTAGCACAACAGATTTTGGCATCAACCGAAACACAAAATGGTGAAGGTGATGTAGAAGTCTATTCTGTAATTGTGCATGAAACTGATACAGGTTATGCACAAAGCTTTTTAGAAGATATTGATAATAAACAGATGGGAATATTGTCCTTAGATGAAATTGTATTTTCTGAACAAGTACAATCAGAATGGACTGACCCTTTAATGTATGAAAAGCTGAAACAGGGCTTTAAATTCCAAAATCCGAGCGTGGATTTACAAGTAAAAATTTAA
- the gspK gene encoding type II secretion system minor pseudopilin GspK: MNKQKGIALITILVMVALATILAATIGQRQKFTADNTAYLMRQNQSLWYAKSAETFFSELLIEDAENAGDVDFLQENWAKPMPAFPVEDGYVTGQLYDESGKFNLNSLIDDSGQVNVAAKQWFERLLLNVGLTAELSEAVIDWQDADNENIGPMGAEDGYYRGLNNAYLPANTKFHAIDELKMVRGFEGEKYLKIAPYVSAISVKDTKLNINTAPAIVLASLDEHLDVKAVQVALETKQQNIEHFANLDEFWKLAPFSQINADTRSSVQSLLGVKSNYFRAKIEVVLSERKRQFQTNLLREDKKVYVLSRSLAPE; the protein is encoded by the coding sequence ATGAATAAGCAAAAGGGAATCGCATTAATCACGATATTGGTGATGGTGGCTTTAGCAACTATTTTGGCTGCAACTATCGGTCAACGTCAGAAGTTTACAGCGGATAATACAGCTTATTTGATGAGACAGAATCAATCATTGTGGTATGCAAAAAGTGCGGAAACTTTTTTTTCGGAATTGTTGATTGAAGATGCTGAAAATGCAGGTGATGTCGATTTCTTACAAGAAAATTGGGCAAAACCTATGCCTGCATTCCCTGTTGAAGATGGCTATGTGACAGGGCAGCTTTACGATGAATCTGGCAAATTTAATCTGAATAGTCTTATCGATGATTCGGGGCAAGTGAATGTCGCGGCAAAGCAATGGTTTGAACGACTACTGCTGAATGTGGGTTTAACAGCAGAATTAAGTGAAGCTGTAATTGACTGGCAAGATGCTGATAATGAAAATATAGGACCAATGGGGGCCGAAGACGGCTATTATCGAGGGCTCAATAATGCCTATTTGCCAGCAAATACAAAATTTCATGCGATTGATGAGCTAAAAATGGTCCGAGGGTTTGAAGGTGAGAAATACCTAAAAATTGCACCATACGTCAGTGCTATTTCAGTTAAAGATACCAAGTTGAATATTAATACTGCACCTGCCATTGTATTGGCGAGTTTGGATGAACATTTAGATGTAAAAGCTGTGCAGGTAGCTTTGGAGACTAAACAGCAGAATATAGAGCATTTTGCTAATCTGGATGAGTTCTGGAAGCTAGCGCCTTTTAGTCAAATTAACGCTGATACACGAAGCTCAGTTCAAAGTTTACTTGGGGTAAAGTCGAATTACTTTCGTGCAAAAATTGAAGTAGTGCTGAGTGAACGGAAGCGTCAATTTCAAACAAATTTATTGAGAGAAGATAAGAAAGTTTATGTACTGAGTCGGTCGCTTGCTCCCGAATAG
- the gspJ gene encoding type II secretion system minor pseudopilin GspJ gives MQKRAGFTLVELLVAIAIFAVLSALGWKVFDYLIKVKERNAQHEQKLANLQQAYQQILKDSIQIAPLASNVNGEIEPALVLQNDRFVFSKIGVTDPLLQGIPAEERIQYQYQADTQRLNRLRTRGLNAAAQMQPESSVLLENVEQFQVSVLNPNQLSSWPEYEQQQDDLMQKKRLPKGIKINLTVNGVAYEWIFSLLNTDYLEQKQKS, from the coding sequence ATGCAAAAACGCGCGGGTTTTACTTTGGTCGAACTGTTGGTTGCTATCGCAATTTTTGCAGTTTTATCTGCTTTGGGTTGGAAAGTTTTTGATTATTTAATAAAAGTAAAAGAGCGTAATGCTCAACATGAGCAGAAGTTGGCGAATTTACAACAAGCTTACCAGCAAATTTTGAAAGACAGTATTCAAATCGCACCGCTGGCCTCAAATGTAAATGGTGAAATTGAACCTGCTTTGGTTCTGCAAAATGATCGTTTTGTTTTTAGTAAAATTGGTGTCACTGATCCGCTATTGCAGGGCATTCCAGCCGAGGAACGCATTCAATATCAATATCAAGCAGATACGCAGCGCTTAAACCGATTGCGTACGCGTGGTTTGAATGCAGCAGCACAAATGCAGCCAGAATCAAGTGTATTACTTGAAAATGTTGAACAGTTTCAGGTAAGCGTGTTGAATCCGAATCAACTCTCCTCATGGCCTGAATATGAGCAACAGCAAGACGATTTGATGCAAAAAAAGAGATTGCCAAAAGGAATAAAAATAAATCTAACAGTCAATGGTGTTGCGTATGAGTGGATATTTAGTTTGCTGAATACAGATTATTTAGAGCAGAAGCAAAAAAGTTAA
- the gspI gene encoding type II secretion system minor pseudopilin GspI — protein sequence MKSKGFTLLEVMVALAIFATAAMALTKVAMQYTQATAQAILRTKAQFVAQNEIAEMQIKGEWLDGIQSEQLSQQGEHWQIEKSAQSTISPNVQRVEIQVRLFNTETGKAEAGVTHLVFFNNRT from the coding sequence ATGAAATCTAAAGGGTTTACACTATTAGAAGTCATGGTGGCTTTGGCAATTTTCGCAACTGCGGCAATGGCATTGACCAAAGTCGCAATGCAATATACACAAGCGACAGCACAAGCGATTTTACGAACCAAAGCTCAATTTGTTGCGCAGAATGAAATCGCTGAAATGCAAATCAAAGGTGAATGGTTGGATGGTATTCAGTCTGAACAGTTATCCCAACAAGGTGAGCATTGGCAGATAGAGAAAAGTGCACAGTCCACGATTAGTCCAAATGTGCAACGCGTAGAAATACAAGTGCGTTTGTTTAACACGGAAACAGGTAAGGCCGAAGCGGGAGTTACCCATCTGGTCTTTTTTAATAATAGAACATAA
- a CDS encoding prepilin-type N-terminal cleavage/methylation domain-containing protein, translating into MKYHQRASSRGFTLIEVMVVIVVVAIVTSLIMMNFGGIDQRKAMQAREIFMMNVQRIARESNDQSLVLALNAQPATDVNPFRYMVVEYHPAKTEMNTVANQSSWTEYSVFKIQPLPENVSFQIQSTDYQYDKAQNSTLLDAKAPQLIWLGNGEVKPVRIQFYYSQQPIGPEIEIDHLGKINEI; encoded by the coding sequence ATGAAATACCATCAACGCGCTTCGAGTCGAGGTTTTACACTGATTGAGGTGATGGTGGTCATTGTGGTGGTCGCTATTGTTACTTCATTAATCATGATGAATTTTGGCGGGATTGATCAGCGCAAAGCGATGCAAGCGCGTGAAATTTTCATGATGAATGTACAGCGTATTGCTCGTGAGTCGAATGATCAATCGCTTGTTTTGGCTTTAAATGCACAGCCTGCAACAGATGTAAATCCTTTTCGATATATGGTTGTTGAATATCATCCTGCAAAAACTGAAATGAATACGGTCGCGAATCAGTCCTCTTGGACAGAATATTCAGTTTTTAAAATACAACCTTTGCCAGAGAATGTAAGTTTTCAAATACAATCGACAGATTATCAATATGATAAAGCACAGAACTCAACTTTGTTGGATGCTAAAGCACCCCAGTTAATTTGGTTGGGTAATGGTGAAGTCAAACCAGTAAGAATACAATTTTATTATTCACAACAGCCAATTGGACCTGAAATTGAAATTGACCATTTAGGTAAAATTAATGAAATCTAA
- a CDS encoding TetR/AcrR family transcriptional regulator, whose protein sequence is MDRQAQFRARETLIFQVAEQLLLENGESGMTLDALAAELDLAKGTLYKHFQSKDELYMLLIIRNERMLLEMIMDSEKAFPEHLAFFMLHHLHHPERTVLFHQIEERLSITGQGIQHLFSELYKVRRHRLRLIINMTETYLGSIQSLMSVRDYLASIWSLTYGAAAILNSSFYQRYLGSRDTLRVAYIDQALALPKQVSS, encoded by the coding sequence ATGGATCGTCAAGCTCAGTTTCGAGCAAGAGAAACTTTAATTTTCCAAGTAGCTGAGCAATTATTGCTTGAAAATGGCGAATCAGGCATGACTCTCGATGCTTTGGCTGCTGAGCTGGATTTAGCAAAAGGCACACTCTACAAGCATTTTCAAAGTAAAGATGAACTGTATATGCTGCTCATTATTCGTAATGAGCGTATGTTACTAGAGATGATTATGGACTCGGAAAAAGCCTTTCCTGAACATCTCGCATTTTTTATGCTCCATCATCTTCATCATCCTGAACGGACAGTGCTTTTTCATCAAATAGAAGAACGCCTTTCTATTACAGGTCAAGGCATTCAACATTTATTTAGTGAGTTGTACAAAGTACGACGTCATCGTTTGCGACTCATTATTAATATGACAGAAACCTATTTGGGTTCTATTCAGAGTTTGATGTCTGTACGTGATTATCTGGCATCAATTTGGTCTTTAACCTATGGTGCTGCTGCAATTTTGAATTCTAGCTTCTATCAACGCTATCTTGGCTCTCGTGATACTTTACGCGTGGCGTATATTGACCAAGCCCTTGCATTACCCAAACAAGTCAGTTCGTAG